Proteins found in one Microbacterium sp. LWS13-1.2 genomic segment:
- the ftsE gene encoding cell division ATP-binding protein FtsE produces the protein MIRFENVTKRFRGTSKPALSDVDFEVLRGEFVFLVGASGSGKSSCLRLILREETPSEGRVVVLGRDLRTLSNRKVPYFRRHIGAVFQDFRLLPTKTVFQNVAFTLQVIGSSRAFIQQAVPEVLALVGLAGKEKRFPHELSGGEQQRVAIARALVNRPQILLADEPTGNLDPGTSIDIMQLLARINAGGTTVVMATHEAGFVDQMQRRVIELRHGEIVRDERHGGYGDRSGLPSLAPEPERGAAAVAALTAVLEVQREAAIAAAAGLDPTAVPMDDDEIVTPETDAVSPGVAAAAAAAAEAATAAALAADELRKAEALEQSVDEPVVPEESEAAASVPPASAPAHTQSIPVIDLEQIEVAELGLADRLGLGETDPDDEVGPTS, from the coding sequence ATGATCCGGTTCGAGAACGTCACGAAGCGCTTTCGCGGCACTTCCAAACCTGCCCTGAGCGATGTCGATTTCGAGGTGCTGCGCGGGGAGTTCGTCTTCCTCGTCGGCGCCTCCGGATCCGGCAAGTCCTCCTGCCTGCGCCTGATCCTCCGCGAGGAGACGCCGTCCGAGGGCCGCGTAGTCGTGCTCGGCCGCGACCTGCGCACGCTGTCGAACCGCAAGGTGCCGTATTTCCGCCGGCACATCGGCGCCGTGTTCCAGGATTTCCGGCTGCTGCCGACGAAGACCGTCTTCCAGAACGTGGCGTTCACGCTGCAGGTCATCGGCTCGTCTCGCGCGTTCATCCAGCAGGCCGTCCCCGAAGTGCTCGCCCTCGTCGGCCTCGCCGGCAAGGAGAAGAGGTTCCCGCACGAGCTGTCCGGCGGTGAGCAGCAGCGCGTCGCCATCGCCCGCGCGCTCGTGAACCGGCCGCAGATCCTGCTCGCCGACGAGCCGACCGGAAACCTGGACCCAGGGACGTCCATCGACATCATGCAGCTGCTCGCCCGCATCAACGCCGGCGGCACGACTGTCGTCATGGCCACGCACGAGGCCGGGTTCGTCGACCAAATGCAGCGTCGTGTGATCGAGCTGCGCCACGGCGAGATCGTCCGCGACGAACGTCACGGTGGGTACGGCGACCGGTCGGGGCTGCCGAGCCTGGCGCCGGAGCCCGAGCGCGGGGCCGCCGCGGTCGCCGCCCTCACCGCGGTGCTCGAGGTGCAGCGCGAGGCCGCGATCGCCGCCGCCGCAGGCCTGGATCCCACCGCCGTGCCGATGGACGACGACGAGATCGTGACGCCGGAGACGGACGCGGTGTCGCCGGGCGTCGCCGCGGCGGCAGCCGCTGCCGCCGAGGCCGCCACCGCTGCCGCACTCGCCGCCGACGAGCTGAGGAAGGCCGAGGCGCTCGAGCAGTCGGTGGATGAACCCGTCGTGCCCGAGGAGTCTGAGGCGGCGGCCTCCGTCCCGCCGGCATCGGCGCCCGCGCACACCCAGTCGATCCCGGTCATCGACCTCGAGCAGATCGAGGTCGCGGAACTGGGCCTCGCCGATCGGCTCGGCCTCGGTGAGACCGACCCCGATGACGAAGTGGGGCCCACCTCATGA
- the ftsX gene encoding permease-like cell division protein FtsX: MRFGLIMSEAFTGLRRNLSMVVSVVLVTFVSLTFVGAAILMQMQIGTMRDFWVERAQVAVYMCTTISTPATCSNGEATPEQVEEVRAKLEGSALAPLIRDLTFLDHQQAYDELLQIAGEENASVITADQVNETFRITLVDPEQSDVIIEAFSGMQGVELVNDQMQYLDPLFSALTIATYIAVGIAVLMLIAAVLLIATTIRLSAYARRRELGIMRLVGASNRFIQTPFILEGVFAALLGSILASAAVIAGVHFGVDQYLRNRVDFVTTWVGIGDAWLVVPVLILVGVLLAALSAGFAIRRWLRA; the protein is encoded by the coding sequence ATGAGGTTCGGACTCATCATGTCGGAGGCCTTCACCGGCCTGCGACGCAACCTCTCGATGGTCGTGTCGGTGGTGCTCGTCACCTTCGTCTCGCTGACGTTCGTCGGCGCGGCGATCCTCATGCAGATGCAGATCGGCACGATGCGCGACTTCTGGGTCGAGCGGGCGCAGGTCGCCGTCTACATGTGCACGACCATCTCGACCCCGGCCACGTGCTCGAACGGCGAGGCGACGCCCGAGCAGGTGGAGGAGGTGCGGGCGAAGCTGGAGGGCAGCGCGCTGGCGCCGCTGATCCGCGACCTGACGTTCCTCGACCACCAGCAGGCCTATGACGAGCTGCTGCAGATCGCCGGCGAGGAGAATGCCAGCGTCATCACCGCCGACCAGGTCAACGAGACGTTCCGCATCACGCTGGTCGATCCCGAGCAGTCGGACGTCATCATCGAGGCGTTCAGCGGGATGCAGGGGGTGGAGCTGGTCAACGATCAGATGCAGTACCTCGATCCGCTGTTCTCCGCGCTGACGATCGCGACCTACATCGCCGTCGGCATCGCGGTGCTCATGCTCATCGCGGCGGTGCTGCTGATCGCCACGACGATCCGCCTGTCCGCCTATGCGCGAAGGCGGGAGCTCGGCATCATGCGACTCGTCGGGGCGTCCAACCGCTTCATCCAGACCCCGTTCATCCTCGAGGGCGTGTTCGCGGCGCTGCTCGGGTCGATCCTCGCGAGTGCGGCGGTCATCGCCGGGGTGCATTTCGGCGTCGACCAGTACCTGCGCAACCGAGTGGACTTCGTGACGACGTGGGTCGGCATCGGAGATGCCTGGCTCGTGGTGCCTGTCCTGATCCTGGTCGGCGTGCTGCTCGCGGCGCTCTCGGCCGGCTTCGCCATCCGGAGATGGCTGCGCGCGTGA
- the smpB gene encoding SsrA-binding protein SmpB → MPRERGEKVVATNRRARHEYAIEKTYEAGLVLTGTEVKSLREGRANLSDGYAYIDNGEAYLDAVHIPEYSQGHWTNHSSKRTRKLLLHKEEIVKLSHAISAGGYTLIPLKLYFSDGRAKVEIAVAKGKREFEKRQTIREREDKREAERAMRSRNRLGE, encoded by the coding sequence ATGCCCAGGGAACGCGGGGAGAAGGTCGTGGCGACCAATCGTCGCGCGCGCCACGAGTACGCGATCGAGAAGACGTACGAGGCCGGCCTCGTGCTGACCGGCACCGAGGTCAAGTCGCTCCGCGAGGGGCGCGCGAACCTCTCGGACGGCTACGCGTACATCGACAACGGCGAGGCGTACCTCGACGCCGTGCACATCCCGGAGTACTCGCAGGGGCACTGGACGAACCACTCCTCCAAGCGCACGCGCAAGCTGCTCCTCCACAAGGAGGAGATCGTCAAGCTCTCGCACGCCATCTCGGCGGGCGGATACACGCTGATCCCGCTGAAGCTCTACTTCTCGGACGGTCGCGCGAAGGTCGAGATCGCGGTCGCGAAGGGCAAGCGCGAGTTCGAGAAGCGCCAGACGATCCGCGAGCGCGAAGACAAGCGCGAAGCCGAGCGCGCGATGCGCTCGCGCAACCGCCTCGGCGAGTAG
- a CDS encoding MFS transporter, which produces MARSAMSSRVTIGTLASVVGFLAFVEFTSGVIQGYYTPMLTDIARHLGVHDADVNWLEGTQLMLSALVVPAFAKLGDMVGHKRMLVISTAITAAASLVLPFTDSFAIFLAAWAIQGFYVVWLPLEIALIWSRSRPMEGRATITARAAGFLVAALETGAIIGALVGGMLIDTLPLWIVLLVPALLVVACFFVILFGVKESPEPTGGRLDNVGLVLISLALVAFTGGLSLLRLNGPADLVAWLVTALGVLLVVPFTLWELRQDDPLIDVRMFRSPALGPVFLTAGLFGVSVLGAQAPLSTFARTDPDVYGYGLGTTGFQTSLIIGVYLIAMITGALLYSLISRLTAPRLTLIGAATLVGIGFLMFLPFHATYTQVIVNMLIVGLGSGALVAALPAAAASAAPPTQTGVATGLTNSVKTVGGAIASCVFGIALLQGATGAATEGTAGSLSGYFTVWVVCGVTALAAAVLLCFVPKTAFSDRASHDETDAAAPVVR; this is translated from the coding sequence ATGGCGCGCAGCGCGATGTCCTCACGCGTCACGATCGGCACGCTGGCGAGCGTCGTCGGCTTCCTCGCGTTCGTCGAGTTCACGAGCGGCGTGATCCAGGGCTACTACACGCCCATGCTCACCGACATCGCCCGCCACCTCGGTGTGCACGACGCGGACGTCAACTGGCTCGAGGGCACGCAGCTCATGCTGTCGGCGCTCGTCGTGCCGGCGTTCGCGAAGCTCGGTGACATGGTCGGGCACAAGCGCATGCTGGTGATCTCGACGGCGATCACGGCCGCCGCATCCCTCGTCCTGCCGTTCACCGACTCGTTCGCGATCTTCCTCGCGGCCTGGGCCATCCAGGGCTTCTACGTCGTCTGGCTCCCGCTCGAGATCGCCCTCATCTGGTCACGCTCCCGCCCCATGGAGGGCCGCGCGACCATCACCGCCCGGGCCGCCGGGTTCCTCGTCGCAGCACTCGAGACCGGTGCCATCATCGGCGCGCTCGTCGGCGGTATGCTCATCGACACCCTTCCCCTGTGGATCGTGCTCCTCGTTCCAGCGCTGCTCGTGGTGGCCTGCTTCTTCGTGATCCTGTTCGGGGTGAAGGAATCGCCCGAGCCCACCGGCGGCCGCCTCGACAACGTCGGCCTCGTGCTCATCTCGCTCGCGCTCGTCGCGTTCACGGGCGGCCTCAGCCTGCTGCGCCTCAACGGACCCGCCGACCTGGTGGCATGGCTGGTGACCGCGCTGGGCGTGCTGCTCGTCGTCCCGTTCACGCTCTGGGAGCTGCGACAGGACGACCCGCTCATCGATGTGCGGATGTTCCGCTCCCCCGCGCTCGGGCCGGTGTTCCTCACCGCAGGCCTCTTCGGCGTGAGCGTGCTCGGCGCGCAGGCGCCGCTGTCCACCTTCGCGCGCACGGATCCCGACGTCTACGGGTACGGCCTGGGCACGACGGGCTTCCAGACCTCGCTCATCATCGGCGTCTACCTCATCGCGATGATCACCGGCGCCCTGCTGTACTCGCTCATCTCGCGGCTCACCGCTCCGCGACTCACCCTCATCGGGGCGGCGACGCTCGTCGGCATCGGGTTCCTCATGTTCCTGCCGTTCCACGCGACGTATACGCAGGTCATCGTCAACATGCTGATCGTCGGCCTCGGCTCGGGCGCCCTGGTCGCGGCGCTGCCGGCGGCCGCGGCATCCGCTGCTCCCCCGACGCAGACCGGTGTCGCGACCGGCCTCACCAACTCGGTCAAGACCGTCGGCGGGGCGATCGCCTCATGCGTGTTCGGCATCGCGCTGCTGCAGGGCGCGACGGGTGCGGCCACCGAAGGCACGGCCGGGTCGCTCTCGGGCTACTTCACCGTATGGGTGGTATGCGGCGTGACGGCACTGGCCGCCGCCGTGCTGCTGTGCTTCGTGCCGAAGACGGCGTTCAGCGATCGGGCTTCGCACGACGAGACGGATGCCGCGGCACCCGTGGTGCGGTAG
- a CDS encoding M20/M25/M40 family metallo-hydrolase, which produces MSAERADRGQRPFDAFADLLVELYPLAHEHLERERIGKLGILYRWRGHVPERPTVLMAHFDVVPVDESDAWTHPPFEGRIEGGWVFGRGALDDKGPLVVLMDAVENLLAAGFTPARDVYLSFGGDEETFGGAARVLAETLRDRGVEPWLVLDEGGAVVDAPLPFVRGRAAMVGVGEKGVLTLRLSARGEGGHASAPPARTAVRRISRAVERLDPATFPARTPAAVTRMLELFATRADGIPRRLYRLLAATPWLTARVFTAMGGEPAALVRTTIAATMQSGGTAANVLPSQASATLNLRIALGESVPSTVKRVRRRIADRHVEVEVLEGDGPSPESSTENAQFALIAAAVKVSHPDAATVPYVMMAATDSRHFHRFSPAVYRFAPLEMSKAQRASIHGVDERVEIAALERGELFHRTLLQRLE; this is translated from the coding sequence GTGTCTGCTGAGCGTGCCGATCGCGGACAGAGGCCGTTCGACGCTTTCGCCGACCTGCTCGTCGAGCTCTACCCGCTCGCACACGAACACCTCGAGCGCGAGCGCATCGGCAAGCTCGGCATCCTGTACCGCTGGCGGGGACATGTGCCCGAACGGCCGACCGTCCTCATGGCGCACTTCGACGTCGTGCCCGTCGACGAGAGCGACGCATGGACGCATCCGCCGTTCGAGGGGCGCATCGAGGGCGGCTGGGTCTTCGGTCGCGGGGCGCTCGACGACAAGGGGCCGCTGGTCGTGCTGATGGATGCCGTCGAGAACCTGCTCGCGGCAGGCTTCACGCCCGCCCGCGACGTGTACCTGTCGTTCGGGGGCGACGAGGAGACCTTCGGCGGCGCTGCGCGCGTCCTCGCCGAGACGCTGCGGGACCGCGGCGTCGAGCCCTGGCTCGTCCTCGACGAAGGCGGCGCGGTCGTGGACGCACCGCTCCCGTTCGTGCGCGGACGCGCGGCGATGGTCGGCGTCGGCGAGAAAGGTGTCCTGACGCTCCGGCTCAGCGCCCGCGGCGAAGGCGGGCACGCGTCCGCTCCCCCGGCCCGCACTGCGGTCCGGCGCATTTCCCGGGCGGTCGAGCGCCTCGATCCCGCCACATTCCCGGCGCGTACACCGGCGGCGGTCACGCGGATGCTCGAGCTCTTCGCGACGCGAGCCGACGGCATCCCTCGTCGCCTGTATCGCCTCCTGGCGGCGACGCCGTGGCTCACCGCGCGCGTGTTCACCGCGATGGGCGGTGAGCCGGCCGCGCTCGTACGGACCACGATCGCGGCGACCATGCAGTCGGGTGGCACAGCGGCGAACGTGCTGCCCTCGCAGGCGTCGGCGACGCTCAACCTGCGCATCGCACTGGGCGAATCAGTGCCGAGCACTGTGAAACGCGTGCGCCGGCGCATCGCCGACCGCCACGTCGAGGTCGAGGTGCTCGAGGGCGACGGACCGTCGCCGGAGTCGTCGACCGAGAACGCGCAGTTCGCGCTGATCGCCGCCGCGGTGAAGGTGTCGCATCCGGATGCCGCGACGGTTCCGTACGTGATGATGGCGGCGACCGATTCGCGGCACTTCCACCGGTTCTCGCCGGCGGTCTACCGCTTCGCGCCGCTCGAGATGAGCAAGGCGCAGCGCGCGTCGATCCACGGCGTCGACGAGCGCGTGGAGATCGCGGCGCTCGAGCGCGGCGAACTGTTCCATCGCACGCTCCTGCAGCGCCTAGAGTGA
- a CDS encoding SIMPL domain-containing protein, with amino-acid sequence MSDVVITVRGEHETRIAPERAIAHLTIRAEGPERGAVVERMAALTEPVRDDLAARKTAGTVTEWTSQRVSVWSERPWNNEGRRLAPVHYATLDFSVTFTDFAVLSWWAGEVAEREGVQLGWIEWKLTPETRARTERDVATEAVGVAVTRAAAYAGALGLSDVTALEIADLGLLSRQDRPEVAPGPRMLMAKASFASDAAGGAPAVQLQPEDTVISAAVEARFAAR; translated from the coding sequence ATGAGCGACGTCGTCATCACGGTCCGCGGGGAGCATGAGACCCGCATCGCCCCCGAACGCGCAATCGCGCACCTCACCATTCGCGCCGAGGGTCCCGAGCGCGGCGCCGTCGTAGAGCGCATGGCGGCACTGACCGAGCCGGTGCGCGACGATCTCGCCGCCCGTAAGACGGCCGGCACCGTCACGGAGTGGACGAGTCAGCGCGTCTCGGTGTGGTCCGAGCGCCCCTGGAACAACGAGGGCAGGCGTCTCGCCCCCGTCCACTACGCCACCCTCGACTTCTCCGTCACGTTCACCGACTTCGCCGTGCTCTCGTGGTGGGCCGGAGAGGTGGCCGAGCGTGAGGGCGTGCAACTCGGCTGGATCGAGTGGAAGCTCACGCCCGAGACACGGGCGCGGACGGAACGGGACGTCGCCACCGAGGCGGTCGGCGTCGCCGTGACACGTGCGGCCGCCTACGCCGGAGCGCTCGGTTTGTCGGACGTCACTGCGCTCGAGATCGCCGACCTCGGTCTGCTCAGCCGCCAGGACCGGCCCGAGGTGGCACCCGGTCCCCGCATGCTGATGGCCAAGGCGTCGTTCGCGAGCGACGCCGCCGGGGGCGCGCCCGCGGTGCAGCTGCAGCCGGAGGACACCGTGATCTCCGCGGCCGTCGAGGCCCGCTTCGCCGCACGATGA
- a CDS encoding NAD(P)/FAD-dependent oxidoreductase, which yields MNTRRKRGSSDLDAVVVGSGPNGLAAAVTLARAGLRVRVYERADRPGGGAATRELTLPGFHHDVCSAVHPMAFESRFFREFGLRERVEFVTPDVSFAHPLDERHAGVAYLDLGRTAEALGPDAVAYAQLLRPLVERSTRVAEFTGSPLVRVPTDIPTALSFGLRALEQGSPAWNLRFRQDVAPAMLTGVAAHTILPQPSVAAASAGLALTAYAHARGWPIPIGGSQAIIDAMVDDLRAHGGELVVDHEVTALEALPDATVTLLDVTPKALIRLAGDAMPARYRRALQRFRYGDGVAKVDFALSEPVPWTHPELRRAGTVHVGGTRAEVADAENQVNRGRLPERPYVLVSQPSLFDSTRAPAGKHTLWTYTHVPAGSAVDRREAVTAQIERFAPGFRDTILATGSRSAREVEQHNPNYPGGDIAAGAPNFWQLIDRPVLSPDPWRTPIPGVYLASASVAPGPGVTGLPGWFAALSALRHDFGTRALPNLSPRG from the coding sequence GTGAACACTCGCCGCAAGCGCGGCAGCAGCGACCTCGACGCCGTCGTCGTCGGGTCGGGCCCCAACGGTCTCGCCGCCGCCGTCACCCTCGCTCGCGCCGGGCTTCGGGTGCGGGTGTACGAACGCGCCGACCGGCCGGGCGGTGGCGCCGCCACGCGCGAGCTGACACTCCCCGGCTTCCACCACGACGTCTGCTCGGCCGTGCACCCCATGGCGTTCGAGTCGCGGTTCTTCCGCGAGTTCGGTCTGCGGGAGCGGGTGGAGTTCGTCACGCCGGACGTGTCGTTCGCGCATCCGCTGGACGAACGCCATGCCGGTGTCGCCTACCTCGACCTCGGTCGAACGGCCGAGGCGCTCGGTCCCGACGCTGTTGCCTATGCGCAGCTGCTCCGTCCGCTGGTGGAGCGGTCGACCCGGGTCGCCGAGTTCACGGGATCGCCCCTCGTGCGGGTGCCCACCGACATCCCGACGGCGCTCTCCTTCGGCCTGCGTGCGCTCGAGCAGGGGAGCCCTGCGTGGAACCTGCGCTTTCGCCAAGACGTCGCCCCCGCGATGCTCACGGGCGTCGCCGCGCACACGATCCTGCCGCAGCCGAGCGTCGCCGCCGCGAGCGCGGGGCTGGCCCTCACCGCTTATGCGCACGCGCGAGGCTGGCCGATCCCGATCGGCGGCAGCCAGGCGATCATCGACGCGATGGTCGACGACCTGCGTGCTCACGGCGGCGAGCTGGTCGTCGACCACGAGGTGACCGCCCTCGAGGCGCTGCCCGACGCCACGGTCACTCTCCTCGACGTGACACCCAAGGCGCTGATCCGACTGGCGGGCGACGCGATGCCCGCGCGCTACCGCCGCGCGCTCCAGCGCTTCCGGTACGGCGACGGGGTCGCGAAGGTCGACTTCGCGCTCAGCGAGCCCGTGCCGTGGACGCACCCCGAGCTGCGTCGCGCCGGCACGGTGCACGTCGGTGGCACCCGGGCGGAGGTGGCGGATGCCGAGAACCAGGTCAACCGCGGCCGCCTGCCTGAGCGCCCCTACGTCCTGGTGTCGCAGCCGTCGCTGTTCGACTCCACCCGCGCGCCCGCCGGCAAGCACACGCTGTGGACCTACACCCACGTGCCCGCCGGCAGCGCGGTCGACCGCCGGGAAGCGGTCACCGCGCAGATCGAGCGGTTCGCGCCCGGCTTCCGCGACACGATCCTCGCGACCGGTTCGCGTTCGGCGCGTGAGGTCGAGCAGCACAACCCGAACTATCCGGGCGGCGACATCGCGGCGGGAGCACCGAACTTCTGGCAGCTGATCGATCGCCCGGTGCTGAGTCCCGACCCGTGGCGCACCCCGATCCCAGGCGTCTACCTCGCGTCGGCGTCCGTGGCGCCTGGTCCCGGTGTCACCGGCCTGCCCGGGTGGTTCGCGGCGCTGAGTGCGCTGCGCCACGACTTCGGAACCCGGGCGCTTCCCAACCTCTCTCCGAGAGGTTGA
- a CDS encoding tyrosine-type recombinase/integrase gives MSYSDCEVSMGSIAAYQAAAGRRYRVRWRDDTTHRQVEKRGFKTKRDAELFLARTEVARSDGSYTNPAAAKATVRELGTEWLRNKQHSLKASSYSSLETAWRVYVLPRWSDTRIGDIRASQVEQWIRELSEGTATTSRTKSSGVAGSPRSATVVYRALGVLAGILDTAVRDGRIPRNVARGAQNLPTKRSEKPRRYLTHEEVVRLAEAASTPTYRTLILVLAYCGLRWSEAIGMHVRDINFERDRIQVNRAAVEVEGRIVVGAPKNWERRIVPFPEFLETPLRELCDGKGPDDLVFADPEGNHLRRAKTSLGTTSWFSTALERSGMERLTPHDLRHTAASLAISSGANVKAVQRMLGHKSAAMTLDTYADLFEDDLADVAARMNQGGLDADVTRLWSV, from the coding sequence GTGAGCTACTCTGACTGCGAGGTCAGCATGGGAAGCATCGCGGCGTATCAGGCAGCGGCGGGCCGCCGCTATCGCGTCCGGTGGCGCGACGACACCACGCACCGCCAGGTCGAGAAGCGCGGCTTCAAGACGAAGCGCGACGCCGAGCTCTTCCTCGCTCGCACCGAGGTCGCCCGCTCCGATGGTTCCTACACAAATCCCGCAGCAGCGAAGGCGACCGTCCGCGAGCTCGGCACCGAATGGCTGCGAAACAAGCAGCACTCGCTCAAAGCCTCGTCGTACAGCTCGCTGGAGACGGCGTGGCGGGTGTACGTACTCCCCCGCTGGTCCGACACCCGCATTGGCGACATCCGCGCGTCGCAGGTCGAGCAGTGGATCCGCGAACTCTCTGAGGGCACGGCTACCACGAGCCGCACCAAGAGCAGCGGCGTGGCCGGGAGTCCGCGATCGGCCACGGTCGTCTACCGCGCCCTCGGGGTCCTCGCCGGCATCCTCGACACCGCTGTCCGTGACGGACGCATCCCCCGTAACGTTGCTCGGGGCGCGCAGAACCTGCCGACGAAACGATCCGAGAAGCCGCGCCGGTACCTGACGCACGAAGAGGTGGTGCGTCTCGCCGAAGCGGCGTCGACGCCGACCTATCGAACGCTGATCCTGGTGCTCGCCTACTGCGGCCTGCGATGGAGCGAAGCGATCGGCATGCACGTGCGCGACATCAACTTCGAGCGCGACCGAATCCAAGTCAACCGCGCGGCTGTCGAGGTCGAAGGACGCATCGTCGTCGGAGCGCCGAAGAACTGGGAGCGGCGGATCGTCCCGTTCCCGGAGTTTCTGGAAACGCCGCTGCGTGAGCTGTGCGACGGCAAGGGGCCGGACGACCTCGTGTTCGCCGACCCCGAGGGCAATCACCTGCGCCGTGCGAAGACCAGCCTCGGCACTACCTCATGGTTCAGCACCGCGCTCGAGCGGTCGGGTATGGAACGGCTCACGCCGCACGACCTTCGCCACACCGCCGCGAGCCTCGCGATCTCGTCCGGCGCGAACGTCAAGGCGGTGCAGAGGATGCTCGGCCACAAGTCTGCGGCGATGACCCTCGACACGTACGCAGACCTGTTCGAGGACGACCTCGCCGACGTCGCAGCGCGGATGAACCAAGGCGGACTGGACGCCGACGTGACTCGGCTGTGGTCGGTCTGA
- a CDS encoding DUF4041 domain-containing protein has translation MTSTTEIAAGWFPDPTARHERRYWNGAAWTEHVFTAGSQSIDPMPSATDVEAAEEATLAEAPTSRRSARESAAAQNAVSTPATQQVSADGDAKSRKVSFFGAKKQAESLITENERLEALISEYGLNDVSQLDEIKRGLHDQISAAEQELARLRAEARAFEAERAQVQDEIVNLRDTAHLQEYGLFDFENPAESSVALATELESVRSEIKRLVRAGDATVATSNFTFNNSAAKGRKFVNDMSKLLLRAYNAEAENCIKTVRAGNLDAAQKRLSTVSTQVERLGTMIDLRITSGYHRLRLKELELASRHLQALQMEKELERARRDELREQKKAEQELAREKERLQKERTHYLNALAALEANGDVEGAERLRAKLDDVEHAIENVDYRAANIRAGYVYVISNIGAFGPDVVKIGLTRRLDPMDRVNELGDASVPFRFDVHALFFADDAVAIETMLHQEFADQRLNKVNLRREYFRATPEQVLTALREHNVEVLEFTLDPAAAEYRSSIAPPAWTDAPADP, from the coding sequence ATGACTAGCACCACCGAGATCGCTGCGGGCTGGTTCCCGGATCCCACCGCCAGGCACGAGCGACGCTACTGGAACGGCGCCGCATGGACGGAGCACGTCTTCACTGCCGGTTCGCAAAGCATCGACCCCATGCCGTCTGCAACAGACGTCGAAGCCGCGGAGGAAGCTACCTTGGCGGAGGCGCCCACGTCGCGCCGAAGCGCTCGCGAGTCCGCAGCCGCTCAGAACGCTGTCTCGACACCTGCCACGCAGCAGGTCTCCGCCGACGGCGACGCCAAGTCGCGCAAGGTTTCGTTCTTCGGTGCGAAGAAGCAGGCTGAGTCGCTGATCACGGAGAACGAACGCCTCGAAGCGCTCATCTCGGAGTACGGCCTCAACGACGTCAGCCAGCTCGACGAGATCAAGCGCGGGCTTCACGACCAGATTTCGGCCGCGGAGCAGGAGCTGGCGCGACTTCGGGCTGAAGCGCGCGCCTTTGAGGCCGAGCGGGCACAGGTTCAGGACGAGATCGTGAATCTTCGCGATACCGCGCACCTGCAGGAGTATGGCCTGTTCGACTTCGAGAACCCCGCCGAGTCTTCGGTCGCGCTCGCAACCGAACTCGAGTCGGTGCGTTCGGAGATCAAGCGCCTGGTGCGGGCGGGCGACGCGACGGTCGCCACATCGAACTTCACCTTCAACAACAGTGCAGCCAAGGGCCGGAAGTTCGTCAACGACATGTCCAAGCTGCTTCTCCGCGCGTACAACGCGGAAGCGGAGAACTGCATCAAGACCGTCCGCGCAGGCAACCTGGATGCCGCGCAGAAGCGTCTGTCCACCGTTTCCACTCAGGTGGAGCGTCTGGGCACGATGATCGATCTCCGCATCACGTCGGGCTACCACCGGCTGCGGTTGAAAGAACTGGAACTCGCGAGCCGTCATCTGCAGGCTCTGCAGATGGAGAAGGAGTTGGAACGCGCGCGGCGTGATGAGTTGCGTGAGCAGAAGAAGGCGGAGCAGGAACTCGCGCGGGAGAAGGAACGCCTCCAAAAGGAACGCACGCACTATCTGAACGCCCTTGCCGCTCTCGAAGCGAACGGCGACGTCGAAGGTGCCGAGCGGCTCCGTGCAAAGCTCGACGACGTCGAGCACGCCATCGAGAACGTCGATTACCGCGCAGCGAACATCCGCGCGGGCTACGTGTACGTGATCAGCAACATCGGTGCATTCGGCCCCGACGTCGTGAAGATCGGACTTACAAGACGACTCGATCCCATGGATCGGGTGAACGAGCTCGGCGATGCATCCGTCCCGTTCCGATTCGACGTGCACGCCCTCTTCTTCGCAGACGATGCAGTCGCTATCGAAACGATGCTGCATCAGGAATTCGCCGACCAGCGCCTCAACAAAGTGAACCTCAGGCGCGAGTACTTCCGCGCAACCCCGGAGCAGGTTCTCACCGCGCTCAGGGAGCACAACGTGGAGGTGCTCGAGTTCACTCTGGACCCCGCTGCCGCCGAGTACCGGAGCTCCATCGCTCCGCCGGCGTGGACCGATGCTCCCGCCGATCCCTAA